The Shewanella mangrovisoli genome has a window encoding:
- the nth gene encoding endonuclease III produces the protein MNQEKRIQILTRLRENNPKPETELNFSSPFELLVAVTLSAQATDVSVNKATDKLFPVANTAHSIYALGVDGLKEYIKTIGLYNNKAINVIKACEILIEKYNGEVPEDREALESLPGVGRKTANVVLNTAFGWPTIAVDTHIFRMANRTKFAPGKNVVEVEERMLKVVPAEFKVDVHHWFILHGRYTCLARKPRCGSCIIEDLCEFKEKVYPEE, from the coding sequence ATGAATCAAGAAAAACGCATCCAAATCCTCACCCGCCTTCGCGAAAACAATCCCAAACCCGAAACCGAGCTGAATTTCTCTAGTCCCTTTGAATTGTTGGTGGCGGTGACTTTATCGGCGCAGGCGACCGATGTGAGCGTGAATAAGGCAACCGATAAACTATTTCCAGTCGCCAATACCGCCCACAGTATTTATGCCTTAGGCGTGGATGGATTAAAGGAATATATCAAGACGATTGGCCTGTATAACAACAAGGCCATCAATGTGATTAAAGCTTGTGAGATCTTGATTGAAAAATACAATGGCGAAGTTCCAGAGGACAGAGAAGCGCTAGAATCGCTTCCTGGCGTAGGCCGTAAAACCGCTAACGTGGTGCTCAATACCGCCTTTGGCTGGCCGACCATCGCCGTCGACACCCATATCTTTCGCATGGCAAACCGCACTAAATTTGCCCCCGGTAAAAATGTGGTCGAAGTCGAGGAACGCATGTTAAAGGTTGTTCCCGCCGAATTTAAGGTCGATGTGCATCACTGGTTTATTCTGCATGGCCGCTATACCTGTCTGGCCCGCAAACCCCGCTGCGGTAGCTGCATTATTGAAGATTTGTGTGAGTTTAAAGAAAAGGTCTATCCCGAAGAGTAA
- a CDS encoding electron transport complex subunit E has protein sequence MTNYREIAWQGLWKNNPGLVQLLGLCPLLAVTATLTNALGLGVATMLVLIGSNILVSLVRDYVPKEIRIPVFVMIIAALVTAVQLLINAYAYGLYLSLGIFLPLIVTNCIIIGRAEAFASRNNAFSAAFDGLMMGLGFTLVLAVLGATREILGQGTLFDGADQLLGPWAKALTIQVRQVDTPFLLAMLPPGAFIVMGLLIALKNVIDKKLKERQPEAAVQPSVTRARITKVS, from the coding sequence ATGACTAATTATCGCGAAATAGCCTGGCAAGGACTGTGGAAAAATAACCCCGGCTTGGTGCAACTGCTGGGGTTATGTCCACTGCTGGCCGTAACTGCCACCCTCACCAATGCCCTCGGGCTTGGGGTCGCTACTATGTTGGTACTGATTGGTTCAAACATTTTAGTCTCGTTGGTACGTGACTATGTGCCCAAGGAAATCCGTATCCCCGTGTTTGTGATGATCATTGCGGCGCTGGTAACCGCGGTGCAGCTGCTGATCAACGCCTACGCCTATGGCCTGTATTTGTCCTTAGGGATCTTCTTACCGCTGATTGTGACTAACTGCATTATCATTGGCCGCGCCGAAGCGTTTGCCTCCCGTAATAATGCCTTTAGCGCCGCCTTCGATGGACTGATGATGGGACTTGGCTTTACCTTAGTCTTAGCAGTCCTTGGCGCAACGCGGGAAATTCTCGGCCAAGGCACCCTGTTTGATGGCGCAGACCAACTGCTCGGCCCATGGGCAAAAGCCTTAACTATTCAGGTAAGGCAAGTCGATACGCCCTTCTTGCTGGCGATGTTACCGCCAGGCGCCTTTATTGTGATGGGCCTACTTATCGCCCTGAAAAACGTTATCGATAAAAAGCTTAAAGAGCGTCAACCCGAAGCGGCAGTGCAGCCAAGCGTAACACGGGCACGGATCACCAAAGTGAGTTAA
- the rsxG gene encoding electron transport complex subunit RsxG yields MNNPMIKNGLLLALFALLCTGLVAVVNQQTLDKIKQQEQQELMRVLHQLIPDEIHDNELTAQCTLLQNKDALGTDDAMPAYIATAAGKPVAIALEAIAPDGYNGNIKLIVGINTQGEVLGVRTLAHQETPGLGDKIDLRKSDWVTKFVGKVLTSEDDKQWQVQKDGGDFDQFTGATITPRAYVKAVKRAVWYFTQHQAEIFSQPLNCEANHD; encoded by the coding sequence GTGAATAATCCAATGATTAAAAATGGTTTGCTGCTTGCCCTGTTTGCCCTGCTCTGCACGGGCTTAGTGGCAGTGGTTAATCAACAGACCTTAGATAAAATTAAGCAGCAAGAGCAGCAGGAACTGATGCGCGTGTTGCATCAGTTGATCCCCGATGAGATCCATGACAATGAGCTGACCGCGCAATGTACCCTGTTGCAGAATAAAGACGCGCTCGGCACCGATGATGCCATGCCAGCCTATATCGCCACTGCTGCGGGTAAGCCCGTTGCTATCGCCCTCGAAGCTATTGCCCCCGATGGTTACAACGGCAATATTAAGCTGATTGTGGGTATCAATACCCAAGGTGAAGTGTTAGGTGTACGCACACTTGCCCACCAAGAAACCCCGGGCCTTGGGGATAAAATCGATTTACGTAAATCCGATTGGGTCACCAAGTTTGTCGGAAAAGTGCTGACATCCGAAGATGATAAGCAATGGCAAGTGCAGAAAGACGGGGGTGACTTTGACCAATTCACTGGCGCAACAATCACACCACGCGCCTATGTGAAAGCGGTTAAACGCGCCGTATGGTACTTTACTCAGCATCAAGCAGAGATTTTCAGCCAACCTCTGAATTGTGAGGCCAACCATGACTAA